TCGTCAATGGGCGTGGTGGCGCCTGGCTCTGGTGCGACGGCTGGTTCCTTGCAAGCCGCAACCGTGCAAGTGGTGCCAGACTGCAGGACAGGCCGGGCTGAAAATagacgccgcctcgccagACGGCATGTGTAGCTTGTCGATAGCGTCCAGTGTCTCAACGCCAAGCCGCCGACACAACAGAGTCTGGTCTCCTCTTCGTCTCCGTTTtgggggaagggagggggaggggtggcATCGCCGTGCGTGCAGAGCGGCAAGGCCCTTCCTTCATGCAAACGTCATCGTCAGCTTTGCGTTCCATTGAATAATGTCTTTTCCGTGAAGTAGTAGCAATGTCGGGCGCCGCTGCAtggcacggcgtcgacggacaCCAAAGAGGCGCCACGCCACCAGGGCGAATGGCCTGAGATGGCGGCCCATCTGGCGGCGACATCGGCGAAGGAGAAACTAGCCTTGACCTTGCTTGTTTTGTGGCGGGTGCAAGGCGTCGCGAGGGTCAGCCCAGGGAGCGCTGCGGCATCGCATTACACGGGAGCGGCGGAACGAGATGCAACCCCCCGAACGGGCTTTTGGCTGGGTGTGTTCTAGTACAAACCTACTGGCGGCCTTCACGTTGGGCTGAGGTGGTGAACAACAGGCCACTCACAGTGGCCGGTGGCTGACAGTCCTGGGAGGTCAAGCCACCCTGGGCTCCAAGGCTAGATGCCACGTGGAGGCcaggggtggagggggggagcAGCTGGCGACGAAACATCCCTGGCGATCCGGCCGCCTCCCACTGACGATttctcatcatcgtcatcatacctacttcgtacctctTGTGTTCAATTGATTGCTCGTgacagcgcggcggcctcggaaGGAGACACCCTACGCGTGCAGTCGGCTCTCTCGCAGATCAGCACGCGCAATGGTTTCAAGACGCGCAAGGCACCCACCGACGCACAATTTGCGCGCGACACGTATTTCGCACTTGGCAGCTCGCATGGGCGCGCCATGTCGTGTTTGGGCTGACGTCTGTCTATACGacgcgcccacggccgccgcacAGACGGGGAGGCAAGAAACCAAAAGCTTGGTGAGACGACTAGCACGGCCAACTAGCGGCGAGGTTGACCACCCAGGAGCCGCACTATTGGGCATTGCCTCGGCACCTAccagtacgaagtacagtatgcCATGGCAATTCTCCCGTTTACCCCGCTTAGAGCGGGAGGcgcactcgacgacgacgacgacgacgacgacgacgcccgggTTGACGACCGTACGATACCCACGCATCCCGGGTAGCTACTGTAGGTCCTACAGTTGGCTACAAGCATGTTTCGCAAACCCGAACCCAGCGGAGTGAACCCATGTGCAGCACCCTGCCGCTTTGGCATCGGCACGAGCAGTACATACATATGCACGATAGATTACAGAGTGCACTTCGAACAATTGCCTCGGCACTTGGGCGTCTGCAGCCTCCCCGCCATCGAAGCCGCCCACGCATCATCATTGTAGCGTTCAACACCCCCATGATGCCTACGCCGAGAGGCATGAATCGTCTGTCTATCGGAGCATTCGTGCGGCGGCCCGTCGAAAGCTTATCCGGCCTAGCCGTCGCAGGATGTGAGCTAAGACTGGCAGGTAGGCagcgccttcgccgtcgtATTGCTTGTGGACGCTGGCTGGTCCGACCGGCCCAATACATAGGTTCCTTatgtgtacgaagtacacgtcagtcagtcagcccaCGGCTGCGCGATATGCCATCATGCCGTAGCATGGCAAGGGCGTGGCGCGACATAGCGTTCCGTAAAGACCGTCCTCGAACGACTTGAAGCTGCGCCGATGGGTCGAATTCTTTgcttttttgttttgttttgcGCCGTCAGCTTCACCATGACTCTGTGCCGCATGATGCATATACATATTCTGTACTACTACATGCACACTCCTCGGCCAGTGGTGGTTGGGTCGGCGTTCGAGGCCGGCGCGTGGTGTTGAACCGCATTGCCGCACCTCCGTGGCTGGCGCCCACGAGGCGTTCGTCGGCTCGCGGTTGATTAACACACATGGCGCATGCCACACACACTGAGGCCGGGGGGCGATGCTGCAATTGGCGGAGAGGGTGTGTTAATCATGCGTcctggtgatggtggtggtggtcgaggcAGCCTCATCGGCGTGCCTTGTCAGAAAACCGCCTGtagcccgcgccgcgtccctgCTTTCGGCATCGTCGGGAAGCGTCAGGCGGCATCATGACACGGCCTTGTTTTCTTTTCTCAGTTTCTTGTTTCTAGTCTATTGCTGCTACTATTACTTGGTTTAAAGCACAGACATGCGTACATACTACATACGTACGTGCCACCCACTGGCACAGCGCCGTTGCGTCCCAacgtgccccccccccccctcttccatGCAGGGCCACTGCTATTTCACGCGCGCGAAGGAGAACTAGAGGGTGTGGATGTGATGTCCGTGGTGTGCGCCTGCTCAGGATGCGTCCCCAAGACTCGTCAATGTACAGACTGTACTTGGCCTTCATGTACCGTGAGCTCGCccagcctccccccccctttctgtCCATCACTTGATGCGCTATCTGGGGTGGATGTGTCCGCCCGCTCCATACCCTTTCCCATCGCTCCCATGAAGGTGGTGGGTAGATGCACCCCCGTCCGGCCCAGGcgggctgctcgtcgtccattCAAGCTTCACCCGCTTGGCCCCCAGCCAGTCTTGCGCCCGCCCGTAGCCAAGTTTGGGTGGTGCTGTTTCAAAATGATGCAGGTAGGAAGTAGTGTTGAGAATATTTAAGTTTGCATTTAACGTTAGTATGTATTTGTCGGCCATGAGCACGCAGACATGTATGtttcgacggcgccgcgcgcaagACATATCCATCCCGATCACGCACTAACTTTACGTAGTACTACATTTTCGAAACTCACCTCATCTGGCCAACCCCTGCCACCCCCCTCCGGGCCACTGTCGTCGTTGAGCACAGGCTGTGGAGCAAGGTTCCGGACCGgtgagcgggcggcgggcgtgttAGTCCGCATCTCTCTCACATCCTCTCGGACAGGACACCATCAAGATGAGGCTAGCGGGTGGCCCCGTCTGGGCACAGGTGCCAATGTTTCGGCCGAAAGTCAAAAAAAATTCGTGAGCGTGCGGGCAGCGAACCATCATCGTTGATCGTTGCCTGGCGCGGGGAAAGAGAGATgatggcgggggaggggggggggggcgtggtTTGGGTTGCAACTTTGTTGCTGagtgatggatggacggatgatCAATGACGAGACACAGCGCTCGTTTGCTCTCACACCCCGCAAATTGCCCTGTCTCCGGGAGAGCCAGACGgggttggtggcggcggcgacggtggtggtggtgcggtTGTACGGTTTCGTCTTTGACCGATTTGGAGGGAcatgatgagtgagtgagtgaatgAGTGGGTACGCTCCAGGGCGGCCAGAGATCGGCGGGACATGGTGATGCACAAGTTAGGTTGTTTCCACCACCTCGCAGCCCTTGACCACCACCAAAAGTGCAGTCAAAGATTCCCCTTCGGGGTTCACACGCTCGCCAGTGATGGGGAGCAgacaggcagccagccaccgcGCCCCTGTCAAGCTGATTTGTGTCGACACGTCTCTTTGAGTTTACGTAGTGACTACTTCATACAGATCTCCAAAActcctccatccatccatccatcttACACCCCCGGCAGATTCCCACCCATCCCGCCCACCCGTCGGAGCATCAGTCGCGCCAatggcatcgccgtcgccccagACGAATGGCCCCATCACGTGTGCGCGTCTGAGTCGAGGATGATTGAGCGAGATGATGAGTCCTCCCCCCGCTCGGCCGTCTCTGAGTTGGCCGCGCTCGCGTAAAGGCCGACGGGCCTGGTCATCCTCTTGCTTGGCGTCTTGGGGAGCACAAGTCCCCAAGTGCGGAGCCCACGGAATGACAACAACCTGGTCGTCGCTGATGatacaaaaaaaaaaagggcaGTGTGACTTGGGGGCTCTCGCTCCGCCAACGCGCCGTTGCATCCGTTGGTGTCTCGGTCGAACGACTGTCGGTTCTCGGCGCAGGGCGTGAGCTAGCACCCGGAACCCGTCATGTCCATATATGGGTGCAGTCCTGTGCTTTGAAAGACATGCGTTATGCATGGTCTCTGTAGTGTGTGCTCAGTGAACCCAAATGGCGAatacgtactccgtacctgCCCGCGGTATCTGTGTGGAATACCTTCTCCACACCCATACTATACAACGTGCTTCATAGATGGTGCCTTGTGCCTGCGTTGTTTAAAGTTGCCCGCATCTTGTGCCTGAACCGTCCGCCAAGCGAGCAGATTGCACCTCCTAATACGTacgcgccgagcaggccacAAATCATGCAAAAACTCCTTCTCCGCCGGGCCAAGCCGCATCGGAGCCCATTGCCTTCCCGCCCGCAGTGCCGATGTGAGAGACGTCATGCTAGCGGGGCATgcaatggcctcgagcgTCCCCGTTTGTTCCCGCATCTCGCCGTCAGCGGCCCGTCGCACATCACGCGATGCGGATGTGCAGGGAGCGCTGCGCTgtccgggcggcggcccttgAAGGAGGGGGCGCTTTTCTCATTTCCCGGGGGTACCAACAGCCCACAGACTTGGCCGGGGGGGCCTGCGATGTCAGTCATCACGGGACACTGCGAAGCCCGGGTTTGGGGTTACACGGAGAGACCTGTCAACTGTTTTCcccgctcgacggccgagacAATGGCCAGCAAGTATTTGGAAGCAGCAGGCCTGGGCTAGATGTTGCTGTTGCTTTCGCTGACGCGGCTGACGTTCCCGTTGGGGTCCTGGGGGGttgtggcggcggtggtgttaTTCTCGTCGTTGCCTTGCGGCCCGTCTCGCGGCCCGCCTCACggcatctcctcctcgcccacaGGGATCTGCGTCGAAGTGATCCAATTCTCCATCTTGGCTTGGCCTTCCCCTGCCGTGGCCTTGaccggcccgcgcccgtcggcCTTTGCAAGCGATAGCTGCGACCTGGTATCTCGCCGCTTGACCACCAAGCACAACACCCGCCCGTAGATGGCGAAACCTTCGTACGACACGTCCATGGCaagcttcttcttgtcgtcgtctgcgcccGCCTCAGACTCGGCCGCACCTCGGAGTCGCTTTGCTGCAGGCTCCTCCGCGTCAGAGTCAATCTCAATTGCCGATGCTgggccatcgtcgtccgaTGGGTCCGTGTCAgaggcatcgtcgccatcttgTCCACCCGGATTCGCTCTCATTCGTCGTCTCTTCTGCCTTTGCCCCGCGTGCGGTATATTGGCGAGCCGCAGaccatcgccctcgtcgctctcctcaCGGAGGACTACAGGAGGGGGCGTGCTCTctgcgtcgacgtcgacgggcgcgtcgcTGGTCTCGCCCATGAGCCGCGTCGAGTTGGACTGtatcatcggcggcgccgcttcGCGGAAGTGCTTCTGCTTCGTGAGAAGTGAATGTCGCGTGCTCGTCTCTGTGAGGAACATGGAGACCTCAAAGTCATCTGCGCACTCGGTTAGCCGCTGCCTGAGCGAGCATCTgctctcgacggcgcgcacctTGCACAATGACGTCTTTGacgttcttcttcttcgagctcttcttcttgctccTCTCgcgctccttctcctcgcgcagcttcgGCAGCACAAGTGGACGAATGCTCTCGATGACCCGTGGCAGGACCGGGTCACGCGGGTTCAGGAGCCATGACTGCGCCAAGGCTGGGTTGTCGAGGTAGATGCGGCACTCGAGTACCGAGTACTTTGTGATTCTCAGGTATCGACGCACAGGCGCCATATTTTCAGGCGCTGTGCAATGATCGCATCATATGTCGTGAGTGCTGGCGTAGATTCCAGTCGCAAGTTGCAAGACGATTCACGCTGGCCGATGATGTAACGCGTCCAGCCCGACCAATTGCCCCACGTTCGGGCGTGCGCACACGGAGCTGCGCTAGCGCTGGAGCGAGTACGGACCCTTGCAGGGGAATGATGGAACGCGGCCAGCTCCAGTGCCTGGGCGCAACACCAACCAAAAATCTCAacctgctgccgccagacATCGCGATTGCgaccgcgcgcgctgccccGTGAAGCCTGACCCTAGAGGCTGCTTCTCGGCATGGTTTGGCATCCATAATGTCGAAATCATGGAAGGCAACGCTCAAGCTTCCGCGCTCAAGCTTTCCGTGAGTTCCAATACCTCGACGGACCGCAACTGATGCTaacctgctgcagcgcccgGCCGAACCCAAAGCTTCAACGGCAGTACCTACGCGAGTGCACCGAAGACCTGTACCAGTGGCAGACGGCGAATCGACCCCATGACGACCCCTTCATACTCCATGATGGGCCGCCCTACGCCAATGGCCCTCTGCATATTGGGCACTCCATCAACAAGATCCTCAAGGACATGATCCTCAGAGTGCAGGTTCAGAATGGGCGGCGAGTTTTGTATAGACCGAGCTGGGACTGCCACGGGCTGCCCATAGAGATGAAGGCTCTCGGTGCCAGCTCTGGCAAGGGCATGAGCCCTGTCAAGGTCCGCGAATCTGCGAGGCGTCTGGCTACCAAGACGGTAACGGAACAGATGAAGGGCTTCCAGTCCTTCGGAGTCATGGCGGATTGGGAGAACAAGTGGACCACGATGGATCGCGAATTCGAGATCAGACAACTCCGTGTCTTTCAAAAGATGGTCCACCACGGGCTCATCTACCGCAAGCACAAACCCGTGTACTGGTCCATCTCGTCACGGACTGCGTTGGCTGAAGCCGAGCTCGAGTACAAGGATGACCACGTGTCCCACACTGCATACGTCAAGTTCCCCATTACTGCCGACTGCACTGCTATCCCGGAATTGGCGGGCTTTCAGGGACGCCTCTACGCCGCTGtttggacgacgacgccatggacacTACCTGCCAACAGGGCCATCGCGGTGCATAGCGGTCTGTCATACTCTGTGCTTCAAGTTGGAGACTATGGCCTTCTTGTTGCATCGTCTCGCGTGGAGGCAGTGAGGGGGTATCTACCCAAGTTCGAAGTCGTAGTTGAGGGCTTGCCTGGCTCACGACTCGCGGGCCTTTCCTACTGGAACAAGCTGCGTGGGAAAAATGCCCCCAAACAGCCCATCGTCCACGCCGACTTTGTAACCGAGGACTCCGGTACTGGCCTCGTCCACATGGCTCCAGGTCACGGTCAGGACGATTACGAGGTTTGCTCGAAGATCGGCATTGAAGCCTTCGCCCCAATCAATGATGAGGGTTTCTTCACAGAGGAGGCCTACCCCGACCAGCCTGAATTGCTGACAGCGGCTCCATCGATTCtggatggaggcggccgagcgGTCCTGGATCTTATGGCAGAGGATGTCTTGGGGACGCACGACCTGGTGCACAAGTATCCGTATGACTGGCGAACCAAAAAGCCCGTCGTGGTCAGGGCGACTGCGCAGTGGTTCGCAGACGTGGGGGGAATCAAGGATGGTTCTCTCAAGGCGTTGAAGGACGTGCGCTTCGTGCCCGAGTCGGGCAGAGTTCGTCTTGAAAGCTTCGTCAAGGGCCGCAGTGAATGGTGCATCTCTCGACAGCGCTCCTGGGGCGTTCCGATTCCAGCGCTGTACAACGCTGACGGAGACTCTGTCATGACGGAGGAGTCCATCGAGCACATCATATCCGTCATGTCGCAACGGTCGTCAGACGCCTGGTTCTCCGACAGCCCGGACGATCAGGCGTGGGTGGCACCGTCTCTGAAagggccgcatcgtcgtggcACAGACACCATGGATGTCTGGTtcgacagcggcagcagctggacGGAGATCAACCGTCCGGTTGATATGTATCTCGAAGGCTCGGACCAGCACCGCGGATGGTTCCAGTCGAGTCTGTTGACGTATATCGCAGGCCAAAAGGCAGACGGCAAGACAGACGACGAAGTTGTTTCGCCATTCAAGACCCTCATTACCCATGGATTCACTTTGGACTCACAGGGAAAGAAGATGTCAAAGTCGCTGGGCAATACCATTGTGCCGGAAGAGGTCATTGACGGCCGCCTACTGCCGCCTGTCAAAGGCAAGGGTAAGGGTAATGATGGCCCCAAGTTTGATGCACTTGGACCCGATGCGCTGCGACtgtgggcggcgagcagcgactTTACGACGGATATTCTCATCGGGCCGTCCATCTTGCAGCCCGTACACAATGCTCTCATCAAGCACCGCACGATTCTCAAAATGATTCTCGGGTCGCTGCATCGGTCGGCCCGCCAAGCGCCTCTCACCAAGCTTGACCAGATTGCCCTATTACAGCTGTCTGAGGTTTCCAAGCAGAGCTGGGAGGCGGTGAACAACTACGAATTCCATAAGGCCACCGCTTTGGTCAACCGCTGGGTTGCGACGGACTTGTCCGCTTTCTACCTGGAAGCCTTGAAGGACCGACTTTactgcggcgacggtggtggtgcgttGGAACCAATCTTTGTGGGATTCCTGCGGATGCTGGCACCCATCACGCCGATTTTGGTCGAGGAAGCTTGGGCTCATCGACCGTCGTGGATGGCCGAGGACAGGTAAGACCAAAGCCTGCGAGGAGACAAGACGAGCTGCTGACAGGATGTAACAGCTCTCTGCAGCACCCAGCGCGCCAACTGTACCATGAACCCTTGGTAGATCCAGCCCGTTTGGCGATTCATCCTGACAAGCTACGTGTGGACATGCCGGCCTTGTCTGCGGTCCACGATGCTGTCAAAGGTGGGCTGGAGCAAGCACGAGAAGCCAAGGCACTCGGAAGCTCCCTGCAGTGCTCGGTGGTCATAGCTACCGAAGATGCTGCGCTCACGGCCACCTTGAAGGACTACATGGATGAACTGGATGCCATGTATGTGGT
This region of Purpureocillium takamizusanense chromosome 9, complete sequence genomic DNA includes:
- the ISM1 gene encoding Isoleucine--tRNA ligase (COG:J~BUSCO:EOG092609JB~EggNog:ENOG503NWDK), which gives rise to MSKSWKATLKLPRSSFPARPNPKLQRQYLRECTEDLYQWQTANRPHDDPFILHDGPPYANGPLHIGHSINKILKDMILRVQVQNGRRVLYRPSWDCHGLPIEMKALGASSGKGMSPVKVRESARRLATKTVTEQMKGFQSFGVMADWENKWTTMDREFEIRQLRVFQKMVHHGLIYRKHKPVYWSISSRTALAEAELEYKDDHVSHTAYVKFPITADCTAIPELAGFQGRLYAAVWTTTPWTLPANRAIAVHSGLSYSVLQVGDYGLLVASSRVEAVRGYLPKFEVVVEGLPGSRLAGLSYWNKLRGKNAPKQPIVHADFVTEDSGTGLVHMAPGHGQDDYEVCSKIGIEAFAPINDEGFFTEEAYPDQPELLTAAPSILDGGGRAVLDLMAEDVLGTHDLVHKYPYDWRTKKPVVVRATAQWFADVGGIKDGSLKALKDVRFVPESGRVRLESFVKGRSEWCISRQRSWGVPIPALYNADGDSVMTEESIEHIISVMSQRSSDAWFSDSPDDQAWVAPSLKGPHRRGTDTMDVWFDSGSSWTEINRPVDMYLEGSDQHRGWFQSSLLTYIAGQKADGKTDDEVVSPFKTLITHGFTLDSQGKKMSKSLGNTIVPEEVIDGRLLPPVKGKGKGNDGPKFDALGPDALRLWAASSDFTTDILIGPSILQPVHNALIKHRTILKMILGSLHRSARQAPLTKLDQIALLQLSEVSKQSWEAVNNYEFHKATALVNRWVATDLSAFYLEALKDRLYCGDGGGALEPIFVGFLRMLAPITPILVEEAWAHRPSWMAEDSSLQHPARQLYHEPLVDPARLAIHPDKLRVDMPALSAVHDAVKGGLEQAREAKALGSSLQCSVVIATEDAALTATLKDYMDELDAMYVVSHVELNTVLPEERPWCYSKPIELQGDHKGTVHVLPPKQAKCSRCWRYVAEEDDGICGRCEEVIAAAD
- a CDS encoding uncharacterized protein (EggNog:ENOG503P209), coding for MAPVRRYLRITKYSVLECRIYLDNPALAQSWLLNPRDPVLPRVIESIRPLVLPKLREEKERERSKKKSSKKKNVKDVIVQDDFEVSMFLTETSTRHSLLTKQKHFREAAPPMIQSNSTRLMGETSDAPVDVDAESTPPPVVLREESDEGDGLRLANIPHAGQRQKRRRMRANPGGQDGDDASDTDPSDDDGPASAIEIDSDAEEPAAKRLRGAAESEAGADDDKKKLAMDVSYEGFAIYGRVLCLVVKRRDTRSQLSLAKADGRGPVKATAGEGQAKMENWITSTQIPVGEEEMP